The genome window ttaaaagaaatatagaaTAAGTGCCATGATCTGTGCATGCAGTGGCGTGGATACGTTTATGAGGGTTGGTGACAGTGGGGGGGAACAGGACCCTCGCACTAGGCTGAGAtatgtgtcttttattttaataaaaactttATTACTGTACAACATAAACAATGCATTCACATCTATAGCAATTCCAACGATAATAAAGGAAAAGGTTGTCATGGACAGGACCAACATTATACATTGAGAAGAGTCTTTAGAGTTTGTTAAGTTACAGTCCTTAAGATAGTGTTTACGCGTTGTAActagtaatacattttttaaaatatatttttgacctGGCAGATAAGAGCTCAGACTAAATACAAGGATTACATACTATTGATTTGGGGATTTATCCACAGACATATACAAACTATATAGTAAATAATGAAGTCATTTATATGATTCCAAATTAACAACAATGACAATTGAAATGATGTTAGGTCTGCATCCACTAGAGAGCATAGGTTGACCTGATTTTTGCCATGAGCCGTCACGTCACAGGGCTAAGGCTGACAACAATAGTCATTCATATCGATTGTATGATTAGTACACAAGTACCGAATTATTAGTGTAGTGTCTGAAATCGAAGGTCAGGTGAATGGAAACAATCTCATCTGTTGACTGTTGTATGGGACTTCATTAACATTTAGATGACCATTATACACATAATATTCTCTAAAGCATTAGCCAGTCTTAATTAGTGGtgcatatttttataaaatatagatCATAAGTTACTTATATAGTGTTGAATTCAAAGAAATAAGATAGATGGCCCATAGTATCATTGTAAACCAATTATCTTCTACTCaaacagtattttttaattttgtttaaattcaAGTTCTTACATTTGGCCTGACATTCATTTCACCAGCAGATGTCACATAAGCCAAGTTGAATGAAACTTGGAGTTAACTAATTTCCAACGTAGTTCTCAAAGCCTCGAAAAGCAGTGTTTCAACATCACAACTACTCATATTGGTTATAATGAATTGTTAGTGAGTAATTGTTGTATGTTAAAtaactttttaatatttcattttaatagtttaaagtactgtttaaaataaaacgaACAGTGTTCATTTTGTTACTTCATTAACATACACCAACGCATACTTGACGAATACAATTCATTGGAAATGTCTGTGAAGACCATGGTCATCTTACTCCTGACATTCCTGTCCTATGAGTGTCTGCCTCCAGCCCACACAGCCTCATTGTATTTCTGATGTATATATCCGTACTGCCAAATGATATTTTTAACTTGAACCACATAACGTGTGCTATAGACATTTATTTCCTGCCCATGCATACTGCTTTCTATTTTCAGACGGAGGATGACATCAAACCAGCCGAGCCTTTGAAAGAAGCAGAAGAGCACCTTCCACTGTCTGACCCACAGTTCATCCTTAGGGATGCAGTCACTGAGTCAGTCACCATAGGAACACTCCCACCTCTTCACTTCCTCAACGAGACCGTTTTTGAAAAAACTGCCTCGGAGAGAGAGGACGGCGAGAAAATCCTCTCTCGCACTGCGGAGCAGAGGTCTGATCTTATCTCTGGCGTTTACGAAGGAGGACTGAAGGTCTGGGAGTGCACTTACGACCTTCTGGAGCTGATTGAGAAAGACGGAGAGACCTTCAGGGGGAAGGCGGTTTTGGATTTGGGCTGCGGTGCAGGGCTGTTGGGGATATTGgctctgcagagaggagcaaGGCAGGTCCACTTCCAAGATTATAACAGTACAGTTATTGAACAGCTCACTGTGCCAAATGTGATAATAAACTGCCAAGAGGAGGATGAAGTAGACAGTGACGATGACAAAGATGGGAGGGGCAAGGGCAAAATGAAGGAGGAAGATGGTTGCAAAAAGGAGGGGAAAgacaaagaagaggaaaaagatgGCCAGCCACCACCTAAGAAAAAAGGCACAGACCTATCCCAGCATCCATTTTTAGCCAAGTCTCGTTTTTTCTCCGGTGACTGGAATACATTTCTTGCTTTGGTTGAAAAGGAGGAGCCACAACCCAAATATGACCTTATATTCACCTCAGAGACTATCTACAACTCTGCATACTACCCATCGTTACACAAGACCCTCCACAAACTGCTGGCACCAGATGGAATGGTGTACCTCGCCACCAAGTCCCATTACTTTGGTGTGGGTGGTGGACTGCATCTGTTTGAGACATTTGTGGAGCAGAGGGGTATTTTCTCTTTGGATCACGTGTGGGATGGAGAAGAAGGACTTCAGAGACATGTAGTAGTCCTACGTTTTAAAAAGCAAAGGGCACTTGAATAAGAAAAGCAGCCTTCAGGTGTCAAATTCAGCTTTATTAGTGTAGTAACTGTTAAAGAAGAACTGTttaatgcaaacacaaataacagGAAGTTATATGTTAGAGAAACCATTGTAAAACATTGTAAAGCTGTAATAAAATCTGCTGTCTCATTGCCTTTATGCTCTTTGGTTATCTATACTATCTTTCACTTCCTATATAGAAATTTGAATATGTCTGCCAGAAAGTGAAGTGCAGTTGAAAGGGGCTGTTACAGGTCTTTAGATGCATGGAGACGAAAGAAAGGAAATGGGCTCAGTGACCTTTGCAAGTGATTTCCCCAGTGTTCAAACAGCAGCATGAAAGCCAGGCTTGTTTCTGAAGTCTGGCGCAAAATGTCAATTGCAACTTATCCTTCCAGCCCAAGGATGTAGTTTGAAAGTGGATTCTAGAGTCACTGC of Eleginops maclovinus isolate JMC-PN-2008 ecotype Puerto Natales chromosome 22, JC_Emac_rtc_rv5, whole genome shotgun sequence contains these proteins:
- the mettl18 gene encoding histidine protein methyltransferase 1 homolog isoform X2, which translates into the protein MSFCFNFEVPAQTTSLDGDDANKVQNGKKETAAKSTEDDIKPAEPLKEAEEHLPLSDPQFILRDAVTESVTIGTLPPLHFLNETVFEKTASEREDGEKILSRTAEQRSDLISGVYEGGLKVWECTYDLLELIEKDGETFRGKAVLDLGCGAGLLGILALQRGARQVHFQDYNSTVIEQLTVPNVIINCQEEDEVDSDDDKDGRGKGKMKEEDGCKKEGKDKEEEKDGQPPPKKKGTDLSQHPFLAKSRFFSGDWNTFLALVEKEEPQPKYDLIFTSETIYNSAYYPSLHKTLHKLLAPDGMVYLATKSHYFGVGGGLHLFETFVEQRGIFSLDHVWDGEEGLQRHVVVLRFKKQRALE
- the mettl18 gene encoding histidine protein methyltransferase 1 homolog isoform X1 yields the protein MTFDMDGFYNNVQFCFYISYNHMSLNPKKSQTTSLDGDDANKVQNGKKETAAKSTEDDIKPAEPLKEAEEHLPLSDPQFILRDAVTESVTIGTLPPLHFLNETVFEKTASEREDGEKILSRTAEQRSDLISGVYEGGLKVWECTYDLLELIEKDGETFRGKAVLDLGCGAGLLGILALQRGARQVHFQDYNSTVIEQLTVPNVIINCQEEDEVDSDDDKDGRGKGKMKEEDGCKKEGKDKEEEKDGQPPPKKKGTDLSQHPFLAKSRFFSGDWNTFLALVEKEEPQPKYDLIFTSETIYNSAYYPSLHKTLHKLLAPDGMVYLATKSHYFGVGGGLHLFETFVEQRGIFSLDHVWDGEEGLQRHVVVLRFKKQRALE